aagattattttaataaagtgcaggcgtttaaattttttatacatttttttttattattaactcatgCATACACTGAAACTTGAACTCAAGACTTGAGCTCCAGGAAGGCTGTCCTTTGCCACCGGAGCTGGACCTTGGTTTCATATACatgtttaaattaatcaatgtGTATATATGTTGCAGACAATTATAATTTGCATATAAATACTGGTGGCGATGAACATAACATCGGAGGAATTCTTTATGAGGCAGATAACTCGAcatcaaatttttatgttaacaaACCGGCGTACAACTAGGCATATAGCTGTAACGGATATTTCTATGCGGATTCAATGGCTGATTCACGTGAATTTATACAGAAAGTAACATGTGCAGCTGCAGTGACTGATGCACCTTTATATGACGGAGCTCGCCTTTGCCCCAATTCTCTCAAATACTATGGTTTTTGCTTGAGAAACGGCAATTACAATATCAGTCTTTTCTTCTCTGAGATTGTTTTTGCAAAAAACGATGATTACAGCAGTTCAGCAAAACGTgtatttgatatatatatacaggTAGGTACGCTAGCCacaaaactttttgaattaattttaatttccataAACGCAGAGCGAGCTAATGCGAAAGGatttcaacataaaagaagTGGCCAGGCATTCAAATAATGTAACGATTCAAAATTTCACGGCTTCTGTACACGAGCATCTACTGGAAATCGAGTTATTCTGGGCTGGAAAAGGATCTTTATACAACCCACCTTATTTTCATGGACCTCTCATATCAGCTATTTCTGTAACTCCAAGTACGGTGCAAAGTTGCAATCATTGCATACGTGATAgctctttaattttgttaattatcatCTCCCAATATGCCTTTTGTTGCATGCTATCAATCGCTGTTTAATTTTCAGATGTCCAAGTCAACGGACCAGGAGGACTATCTAAAATAGGGATAGTAGGAATTGTACTTGGGGCTGTGCTAGCTTTGATTCTTTTCTTGGCTCTCATGTGGAGATTAGGATGGATAGGAGACAGAGAATTGCGTGGTACGTACGGgagattatttatatatattggaaaaattttcaattcgaAATTAAATCCCAGGATGGATTTATGATTtcgtaaatcaatttttacaaTGTTCTAAACTGATTTAGGATATAATAAATCTATCTCGAACTTTAATACTAGATTTTAAGCTTTGGTATCATAAGCActctatatatgtatgtatgtatgtatgtatgtatgtatgtgctATATAGAAATTATCAGGTGAGGGATTTGGCACTATAATAAATGCGAGAtgaatttttacaatattgtaAGTTTAGTAGAGTGCAGGACGGATTTTAAAGTCTGTTTGCAacgttttaaaaatttgtctCGTATTTTAATTGAGTGCATAATCCCACATTAGAAGCCCACTCTATGCTATACATGCTATAGTACTTATTGCTATAGTATAAGGCTTATAAAAGatatcaagaaaaaatatatgtataattgatCTGTTTCCTTTCTCATTTCTTCATGAAATACACAGTGACAACGGTCAACGTACGAGGGAAGTCTTACACCCTTAAACAAGTGAAAGTCGCTACTCGAAATTTCAGCCCCAGGAATGTAATTGGCACGGGGCGTTTTGGGACAGTATATGATGAGCatataatacatacatattttaccattaattaaataattgttagttatatttatttgttatttttaattaattgaattattttattgaatagggaattaattggagattatggataaaaagGGCACAAAGGAGTTCAATTTGTGagcattaaagattaattaactTGGAAGCAATTATGCTTATATGCATGTTAATTCAAGCCAAGAAAACCGAACTCAACAAATGCATTCACCATCCACGtgcaaacaaagaagaagGTTAAAGCTAAAGTGGGCAGCACATAAAAACAAAGCTCTTAATTAAGCCTTTGAATGGAAAGTCAAAGTAGAATAAAGGAAGGAAATCAATAGCTTTTggcttttattgttttcaattacgTGGCAAGCTTAGGGCTTTAGCTTGTAAAAGTTGGTTTAGTTATTAGAATCACAATAGGATTCGGTGGCCAAGCAATATAAAAGGGggttttgcttttgaattagAGGAGCCGCCAGAAGGGAGTGCAGACGCAAGGGCTGGAAGAGAGCAATCGGCAGTAGCAATATTTCAGCTTCCAtggctgattttattttttgtgttactcccaattcaagtatgtttagctaattttcttacactgaggttaaggatgaaaccctattcaataaaataattatctttttatttaattaattccctatatatgttctttgatgattatggtttttatttcacatgattaattggatgttaataaaatcttttcatcaattctgtcatgcattattgattgttaggattaatattcgattaattctatgcttggatctataaagtttatacatgattatctttgattttatgtctttcattaaattgtttacatggAGTGCTTaggaaactttgactctttgttattcaatgtgtttacatgagattcttagatgtcatattattaagcagaaaaagaacctacattagatttaattacttgggcttaattgttatatccatgagatgacacaaattgatttcgagttgtcactctaaaattggggattaattaataattagataattactagttgaatagtggtggattccgaaaccttggtaatttttatctcattgaattctcatttgctttaattgttttcttagtttaattagttt
This window of the Citrus sinensis cultivar Valencia sweet orange chromosome 8, DVS_A1.0, whole genome shotgun sequence genome carries:
- the LOC127899397 gene encoding probable LRR receptor-like serine/threonine-protein kinase At1g53430: MADSREFIQKVTCAAAVTDAPLYDGARLCPNSLKYYGFCLRNGNYNISLFFSEIVFAKNDDYSSSAKRVFDIYIQSELMRKDFNIKEVARHSNNVTIQNFTASVHEHLLEIELFWAGKGSLYNPPYFHGPLISAISVTPNVQVNGPGGLSKIGIVGIVLGAVLALILFLALMWRLGWIGDRELRVTTVNVRGKSYTLKQVKVATRNFSPRNAELPDQTAAVKMLSSQSKQVIDQIGTEVYALKTLKHENIVEFLDGYSKKDLNLLIYEYMEKGSLERALFVRICHGIAKGLKYLHEDNPSRKIVHRNIKPSNILLDGNLNAKVSDLGLAKLYDEENPYKFIQETGTVVYMAPEYAMRKAITEKVDVFSFGIVLLEIISGRTNAKYEANQETEFLLDTGRRQLNN